The following are from one region of the Veillonella nakazawae genome:
- the vapC gene encoding type II toxin-antitoxin system tRNA(fMet)-specific endonuclease VapC: protein MKYMLDTNICIYAIKQEPEVVLQKILKHHPSDICISSITYAELMHGVEKSQSKDKNRLALTLLLSPIQIVDFDSHAAEEYGKIKADLQSQGKVIGPMDLLIASHAKSKGLTIVTNNTKEFKRVNQLEVEDWSKPLS, encoded by the coding sequence ATGAAGTATATGTTAGATACTAATATATGTATTTATGCTATCAAACAAGAGCCAGAAGTTGTACTACAAAAAATTTTAAAGCATCATCCTTCAGATATCTGTATATCATCAATTACATATGCTGAGTTAATGCATGGTGTAGAAAAAAGTCAATCAAAAGATAAAAATAGATTAGCTTTAACACTTTTATTATCACCTATCCAAATTGTTGATTTTGACAGCCACGCTGCTGAGGAATATGGAAAAATAAAAGCCGATTTACAATCACAAGGAAAAGTTATTGGTCCTATGGATCTACTCATTGCAAGCCACGCAAAGTCAAAGGGTCTTACCATTGTTACTAATAATACAAAAGAGTTTAAAAGAGTAAATCAATTAGAAGTTGAAGATTGGTCTAAACCATTAAGCTAA
- the tnpA gene encoding IS200/IS605 family transposase produces the protein MNDVKSLSHSKWRCKYHIVFAPKYRRQIIYGRIKADVGKILRDLCKRKNVEIIEAECCPDHIHMLVTIPPHLSVSSFMGYLKSKSSLMIFDKHANLKYKYGNRHFWCRGYYVDTVGRYEGAIKEYIRNQLQEDIAQDTLNFKEYTDPFTGEPVK, from the coding sequence ATGAATGACGTAAAAAGCTTATCACATAGTAAATGGAGATGCAAATATCATATTGTTTTTGCTCCAAAGTATAGAAGACAAATAATTTATGGTCGGATAAAAGCTGATGTAGGTAAAATTTTAAGAGATTTATGTAAGAGAAAGAATGTAGAGATTATAGAGGCGGAATGTTGTCCAGATCATATTCATATGCTAGTAACGATACCACCACATTTAAGCGTATCGAGTTTTATGGGATATTTAAAAAGCAAAAGTAGCCTCATGATATTCGATAAACACGCAAATTTAAAATATAAGTATGGAAATAGACATTTCTGGTGTAGAGGATATTATGTGGATACGGTAGGACGATATGAAGGAGCGATAAAAGAGTATATTCGCAATCAACTACAAGAGGATATAGCGCAAGATACATTAAACTTTAAAGAATACACCGACCCGTTTACGGGTGAGCCAGTAAAATAG
- the mnmG gene encoding tRNA uridine-5-carboxymethylaminomethyl(34) synthesis enzyme MnmG has protein sequence MYTVDNYDVIVIGGGHAGCEAALAAARMGHRTLMATISLDNIALMPCNPAVGGPGKSHLVYELDALGGQMGINADATAIQMRMLNMGKGPAVHSLRCQSDKIKYQHLMKQTIENTENLNVKQIMVTELKVEDGKVTGIVTELGEFYGAKAVILCTGTYLKGKILIGDIDYVGGPNGQRVAEHFSQSLLDNGIELMRFKTGTPARVDKRTLNLENMEVQEGDTHHHSFSFMDEWINRNEDVCWLTYTNKETHEIITSNIHRAPMYSGKIEGVGPRYCPSIEDKVVRFADKERHQLFVEPEGTSTNEMYVQGMSTSLPMDVQYAFLRTIPGLENVEIMRPAYAIEYDCLNPTQLTPALQVKHIEGLYSAGQANGTSGYEEAAAQGLMAGINAALWLEGKEPFILARSEAYIGVLIDDLVTKGTNEPYRMMTSRSEYRLLLRQDNADMRLTEKGRAIGLVKDDRWAKFTAKKAAIDEAMDMLRNTPVNPSKETQALLESLGTAPIRTGIHAYDLVKRNELSYAIVADAFGLKRYTPDVEEAVDISITYEGYIKKQMDQVDKVRKLEEKILPKEWDYTEIKGISLEAQQKLNKIRPHSIGQASRISGVSPADVSVLLIQLEQYNRSK, from the coding sequence ATGTACACAGTAGATAATTATGATGTCATCGTCATCGGTGGTGGTCATGCTGGTTGTGAGGCGGCTCTTGCCGCTGCCCGCATGGGTCATCGTACGTTGATGGCGACCATCAGTTTAGATAACATTGCGCTTATGCCATGTAATCCTGCCGTTGGAGGTCCTGGTAAAAGCCATCTTGTTTATGAACTTGACGCTTTAGGCGGTCAAATGGGTATTAACGCAGATGCTACGGCTATTCAAATGCGTATGCTCAACATGGGTAAAGGCCCTGCAGTGCATTCATTGCGCTGTCAATCTGATAAAATCAAATACCAACATTTGATGAAACAAACCATTGAAAATACAGAGAACCTCAATGTTAAGCAAATCATGGTAACGGAGCTTAAGGTTGAGGACGGCAAGGTAACAGGTATCGTTACAGAACTTGGCGAATTCTATGGTGCTAAGGCTGTTATTCTTTGTACAGGTACCTACTTGAAAGGTAAAATCCTCATCGGCGATATCGATTATGTAGGTGGCCCAAATGGTCAACGCGTAGCGGAACATTTCTCTCAATCATTGCTCGACAATGGCATTGAGTTGATGCGCTTCAAGACTGGTACGCCAGCCCGTGTAGATAAACGTACGCTTAACCTTGAAAATATGGAGGTTCAAGAAGGCGATACACATCATCACTCCTTCTCCTTTATGGATGAATGGATCAACCGCAATGAAGACGTATGTTGGTTGACCTATACTAACAAAGAAACGCACGAAATCATTACGAGCAATATTCACCGTGCCCCTATGTATAGCGGTAAAATCGAAGGTGTAGGCCCTCGTTACTGTCCTTCTATCGAAGATAAAGTAGTGCGCTTTGCCGATAAAGAACGCCATCAATTATTCGTAGAACCAGAAGGTACTAGTACAAACGAAATGTACGTGCAAGGCATGAGTACTTCCCTTCCTATGGACGTACAATATGCATTCCTTCGCACCATTCCAGGCCTTGAAAATGTAGAAATCATGCGCCCTGCGTATGCTATTGAATACGATTGCTTGAACCCAACGCAATTGACGCCAGCCCTTCAAGTAAAACATATTGAAGGCCTCTACTCTGCTGGTCAAGCTAATGGTACATCTGGCTATGAAGAAGCCGCTGCACAAGGCTTAATGGCTGGTATTAATGCTGCTTTATGGCTTGAAGGTAAAGAACCTTTTATCCTTGCTCGCTCCGAAGCATATATCGGTGTTCTCATCGATGATCTTGTAACAAAAGGTACGAATGAACCATACCGCATGATGACAAGTCGCAGTGAATATCGTTTATTGCTTCGCCAAGATAATGCAGACATGCGCCTTACTGAAAAAGGTCGTGCTATTGGTCTTGTAAAAGACGATCGTTGGGCTAAATTTACAGCAAAGAAAGCTGCTATTGACGAAGCAATGGATATGTTACGAAATACACCTGTAAATCCATCTAAAGAAACACAAGCTTTGCTTGAAAGTTTAGGTACAGCACCTATTAGAACAGGTATTCATGCTTATGATTTAGTAAAACGTAATGAACTTTCCTACGCTATCGTAGCCGATGCATTTGGATTAAAACGCTATACTCCTGACGTAGAAGAAGCTGTTGATATCTCCATTACGTATGAAGGTTATATCAAAAAGCAAATGGACCAAGTCGACAAGGTTCGTAAATTAGAAGAAAAAATTCTTCCAAAAGAATGGGATTATACAGAAATTAAGGGCATCTCCCTTGAAGCACAACAAAAGCTCAATAAAATCCGCCCTCACTCCATCGGCCAAGCAAGCCGTATCTCTGGCGTATCCCCGGCGGATGTATCTGTACTGTTGATCCAACTAGAACAATACAATCGAAGTAAATAA
- the vapB gene encoding type II toxin-antitoxin system antitoxin VapB, producing the protein MTTAKLFENGRSQAVRLPKEFRFNGDEVIINKIGNVVLLMPKDDEWAGFVAGLSLFTDDFMYNGREDIDHQERETL; encoded by the coding sequence ATGACCACAGCAAAGCTATTCGAAAATGGCCGCAGCCAGGCTGTACGATTACCAAAAGAATTTCGGTTTAATGGTGATGAAGTAATCATCAACAAAATAGGAAATGTAGTTTTACTTATGCCAAAAGACGATGAGTGGGCAGGATTTGTAGCCGGTTTATCATTATTTACAGATGATTTTATGTATAACGGACGGGAAGATATTGATCATCAGGAGCGTGAAACCTTATGA
- the rsmG gene encoding 16S rRNA (guanine(527)-N(7))-methyltransferase RsmG, which translates to MKEKYDVPIAPESEFVSYMMEQMSQFGLPCTEEQAKDFYVYYARMIETNKYLNLTGITDMKEVVVKHMIDSLSCYDPNIIKSGMSIIDVGTGAGFPGIPLVIYDRSLKVTLFDSLKKRLTFLESIMDELQLTNCTTLHGRAEDLSHQDYRESFDIATSRAVARLPILLEWTVPYVKEGGYVIALKGAIYEEEVGESNKALSTLKAKIEEVRTVTLPTLDDKRAILYIKKTGKTPKQYPRKPKEIKDKPLV; encoded by the coding sequence ATGAAAGAGAAATACGATGTGCCTATAGCACCTGAGTCTGAATTTGTTTCATACATGATGGAGCAAATGAGCCAATTTGGTTTGCCTTGTACGGAAGAGCAGGCGAAGGACTTTTATGTGTATTACGCGCGCATGATTGAAACAAATAAATATCTCAACCTCACCGGTATTACAGATATGAAAGAAGTTGTAGTGAAGCACATGATTGACTCCCTCTCTTGCTACGATCCAAATATTATTAAATCTGGCATGTCTATCATCGATGTTGGCACTGGTGCTGGTTTCCCTGGTATTCCGTTGGTAATCTACGACCGTAGCCTTAAGGTTACGCTGTTTGATTCTTTAAAAAAACGTCTTACCTTCCTTGAATCCATTATGGATGAGCTACAGTTGACGAACTGTACTACTTTACATGGCCGTGCAGAGGATCTTAGTCATCAAGATTACCGTGAAAGCTTCGATATCGCTACGAGTCGTGCAGTGGCACGTTTACCTATTCTCTTAGAATGGACTGTGCCATATGTTAAAGAAGGTGGCTACGTTATTGCCTTAAAAGGTGCTATCTACGAAGAAGAAGTGGGAGAATCCAATAAAGCCCTTAGCACATTAAAAGCAAAGATTGAAGAAGTACGTACTGTTACACTTCCAACCTTGGATGATAAACGAGCAATCCTGTACATTAAGAAAACAGGTAAAACACCTAAACAATACCCACGTAAACCAAAAGAAATTAAAGACAAGCCGTTAGTATAA